ATTTGCCAAAATGGCTAGTCTAGATATACAGCTTATTCAAGTAATCCAGTATCTCCACCTTGTAAACAATGGAATTATAAGCAAGCTACTATACCTACTTGGcatttacatggattctgggtgCCTGAACTTTGCCAATCACACTTGCTGCTTTGTAGCATGCATTTTGCCCACTGATACATCTCTCTAGATTCAATAGGTATCATTTGAAATAGAGTGGGCAAGGGTTTCCTTCAGTTATTCAAATTGCTTACTTTCTACTCTGTGTCTAGCAAACATTATTAATCAAACTGGGCTCCATTCTCTTCCCCATTCTACCTGTCACTGAATACATTTTCGCAGGATGGCTTCCCAAGTAGCCACTGAAACTTGAGAGAAATTTTCATGAGAGATGCAAATGACTTGCCATATTGGGTTTCTTGATATGTCTGTTATTCCTTGAGTTAAGCATTATATATTAGACATGAAGCATGTGAACCAATCAGAGTTCTCCAACTTTATTCTGGTGAGTCTCTTCAGCAGATCAGGTTCACCtgatctccttttctctttggtAGCTGTCATGTTTATCAGTGGCCTTCTGGGAAACACCATTCTACTCTTCTTGATCAGGTTGGACTCTAGGCTACATACACCCATGTACTTCCTGCTCAGTCAGCTTTCCCTCTTAGATGTTTGTTTCCCACTGATCACCATACCAAAGATGATATCAGATTTCCCTAAGGAAAAAAGTTTTATCTCCTTTGGAGGTTGTGCAGCACAAATATTTTTCCTGACTATGATGGGTGTGGCTGAGGGAGTCCTACTGGCCCTCATGTCTTATGACCGCTTTGTGGCAGTGTGCCACCCCCTGCAGTACCCTGTTCTCATGAGACACCAGGTGTGCCTGGTTATGGTGGCCTCTTCCTGGCTAGCAGGTGTGTTAAATGCCCTCATCCAGACTTCTATAACTCTGAACTTTTCCTACTGTGCCTCTCGAATTGTAGACCACTTTTTCTGTGAGGTGCCAGCCCTGCTAAAACTTTCCTGTTCAGATACTTCCACATATGAGTTGGCACTGTCTATCTCTGGGGTGCTGATCCTCATGTTCCCCCTTTTACTAATCATTGCCTCATATGGCCATGTTTTGAGGGCAGTtctgcacatgcactcacaggaAGCCCAGAATAAGGCCTTCACTACCTGCTCTTCACATGTCACAGTAGTTGGACTCTTTTATGGTGCAGCAGTGTTCATGTACATGGTACCTGGTTCATACCACAGCCCACACCAAGACAACATGGTCTCCCTTTTCTACAGCCTTGTTACCCCTACTCTCAACCCTCTTATCTACAGTTTGAGGAACCGAGAGGTACGCATTGCTTTGCTAAAAGTTATCAGCAGattcagacaaaaacaaaagtgaCAATTATATGAAACTGATGTTACAATTCAAATGTCACTTTGTCCCACTCCATTTCTAAATTTTTCTGTGGTACAGCTACAAA
The sequence above is drawn from the Apodemus sylvaticus chromosome 20, mApoSyl1.1, whole genome shotgun sequence genome and encodes:
- the LOC127670553 gene encoding olfactory receptor 2Z1, which gives rise to MKHVNQSEFSNFILVSLFSRSGSPDLLFSLVAVMFISGLLGNTILLFLIRLDSRLHTPMYFLLSQLSLLDVCFPLITIPKMISDFPKEKSFISFGGCAAQIFFLTMMGVAEGVLLALMSYDRFVAVCHPLQYPVLMRHQVCLVMVASSWLAGVLNALIQTSITLNFSYCASRIVDHFFCEVPALLKLSCSDTSTYELALSISGVLILMFPLLLIIASYGHVLRAVLHMHSQEAQNKAFTTCSSHVTVVGLFYGAAVFMYMVPGSYHSPHQDNMVSLFYSLVTPTLNPLIYSLRNREVRIALLKVISRFRQKQK